In Paractinoplanes brasiliensis, the following proteins share a genomic window:
- a CDS encoding DUF1801 domain-containing protein, with amino-acid sequence MADDDVEAFLDTIGDVRRRSDARLLVGLMGEVTGEPAAMWGSSIIGFGSRRYRYESGREGDVAAVGFAPRKAQTVLYLTGYLDAYGDLLERLGPHTVGKGCLYVKRVDEADQSALREIVARSYEAAKVTG; translated from the coding sequence ATGGCTGACGACGATGTCGAGGCTTTTCTGGACACGATCGGCGACGTACGGCGCCGCAGTGACGCGCGCTTGCTCGTCGGTTTGATGGGCGAGGTCACGGGTGAGCCGGCCGCGATGTGGGGCAGCAGCATCATCGGGTTCGGTTCGCGGCGCTACCGGTACGAGTCGGGCCGCGAGGGCGACGTCGCGGCGGTCGGGTTCGCGCCCCGCAAGGCGCAGACCGTGCTCTATCTGACCGGCTACCTGGACGCGTACGGGGATCTGCTCGAACGCCTCGGGCCGCACACCGTGGGCAAAGGCTGCCTGTACGTGAAACGGGTCGACGAGGCGGACCAGTCGGCGCTGCGCGAGATCGTGGCGCGGTCGTACGAGGCGGCCAAGGTCACCGGCTGA
- a CDS encoding Lrp/AsnC family transcriptional regulator has product MRSLDGTDARILLALDADPDATVVALAERLSMSRNTVQARLRRMRESGALGAYSRRVEPAALGYPLMAFMTLSLSQREGDLAAQQIVRIPEVVEILATTGDGDLLVRIVAKDTADLYRITNLVVASPGVVRTSTSIVLHEVAPNSVDGLLRRHTAESRG; this is encoded by the coding sequence ATGCGATCTTTGGACGGGACCGACGCGCGCATTCTGCTGGCGCTCGACGCCGACCCCGACGCCACCGTCGTCGCCCTGGCCGAGCGGCTGTCCATGTCCCGCAACACCGTGCAGGCCCGCCTGCGCCGGATGCGGGAGTCCGGCGCTCTGGGGGCGTATTCGCGCCGGGTCGAGCCGGCCGCCCTGGGTTATCCGCTCATGGCCTTCATGACGTTGTCGCTCAGCCAGCGCGAGGGTGACCTGGCGGCGCAGCAGATCGTCCGGATCCCCGAGGTGGTCGAGATCCTGGCCACGACGGGCGACGGCGATTTGCTCGTACGTATCGTCGCGAAGGACACCGCCGATCTGTACCGGATCACCAACCTGGTCGTGGCGTCCCCGGGCGTCGTCCGCACCTCGACGTCGATCGTGCTCCACGAGGTGGCGCCCAACAGCGTCGACGGCCTCCTGCGTCGTCACACAGCGGAGTCCCGCGGATAG
- a CDS encoding GOLPH3/VPS74 family protein, giving the protein MLADQYFLIAHEDRTGRSRLHPRATGLGLAAALLGELVMEGRIGISDGDLIILDRHPPTDALAHDVLDLLIAQPQHRDVRIWLAFLSQDAAIRVGERLTRLGAVEAVTKRRMLSTETLYMPNSAAQRNAAAWAPARLANMLVRGMGMSISDRVLIGLVAATGLTRHVLYDFEAHRHAFQSLPSAVGSLPADLRELVEYTEASVGSVVTVGRR; this is encoded by the coding sequence GTGTTGGCTGACCAGTACTTCCTGATCGCACACGAGGACCGCACCGGCCGGTCCCGTCTCCATCCACGTGCGACCGGCCTAGGCCTGGCCGCTGCACTACTAGGTGAGCTCGTCATGGAGGGCCGGATCGGCATCTCCGACGGAGATCTGATCATCCTTGACCGGCATCCCCCGACCGACGCGCTCGCACACGACGTTCTCGACCTGCTCATCGCGCAGCCACAACACCGGGATGTCCGGATCTGGCTGGCCTTCCTCTCGCAGGACGCGGCGATCAGGGTCGGCGAACGGCTCACCCGTCTCGGCGCGGTCGAGGCGGTCACCAAACGGCGGATGCTCTCCACCGAGACCCTCTACATGCCCAACAGCGCGGCGCAGCGCAACGCCGCCGCGTGGGCGCCGGCCCGTCTGGCGAACATGCTGGTTCGCGGGATGGGCATGAGCATCAGTGACCGGGTGCTGATCGGCCTGGTGGCTGCCACCGGGCTCACCCGGCACGTGCTCTACGACTTCGAGGCGCACCGGCACGCGTTCCAATCGCTGCCCAGCGCCGTCGGATCGCTCCCCGCCGACCTGCGGGAGCTTGTCGAGTACACCGAAGCCTCCGTGGGCTCGGTCGTCACTGTTGGCCGCCGGTGA
- a CDS encoding APC family permease — protein MEPEEPDIVSKALAKNRLGVPSVVFFGVAGAAPLTVIIGSITTIYAIIGSTAVPIAYLVTAGLLSLFTVGFVAMSRHIVNTGAFYSYISHGLGRIIGVGAAFVALPAYSLMQIGLFGLFGSVASGILAAFGFAVPWYACAIAAWFAVAILGLLWVDLSGKVLAVLLVLEIAVVLIYDLVMIGNPADGQITFSQFSPAPLATPVIGILMVLAIAGFVGFEATVVLSEEAKDPKRTIARATHIAVILAGVLCAVSAWAMSVNTGPDQIAARAAEHQTDLVFQLVGPHLPGFLIDLGYVLFLTSVFAALLAFHAAVSRYQFALGREGVLPAAWGRTHPRTGAPLLGSITQSVLAIIVLSIYALVGSDPLVFVFAWLTTIGGLGVLILMWAASAAVLAFFMRNKRGESAWKAYVAPATAFLLLTVVLAATCIGFGELLQVSGDSPFQWLIPALYLGVAMIGFVWALIMRAARPEVYAAIGRGTEGRVSVAPDSASMLRAMHADPVGARSGSGYPY, from the coding sequence ATGGAACCCGAAGAACCGGACATCGTCTCGAAGGCGCTGGCCAAGAACAGGCTGGGCGTACCGTCCGTTGTGTTCTTCGGAGTCGCGGGAGCGGCCCCACTTACTGTGATCATCGGTTCGATCACGACCATCTACGCGATCATCGGCAGCACCGCTGTTCCGATCGCGTACCTGGTGACGGCGGGACTGCTCTCCCTGTTCACCGTCGGGTTCGTCGCCATGAGCCGGCACATCGTCAACACCGGGGCGTTCTACTCCTACATCAGTCATGGATTAGGACGCATCATCGGCGTGGGAGCGGCCTTCGTGGCGCTGCCCGCCTACTCACTCATGCAGATAGGCCTCTTCGGACTGTTCGGATCAGTGGCCAGCGGCATCCTGGCCGCGTTCGGGTTCGCCGTACCCTGGTACGCCTGCGCGATAGCGGCCTGGTTCGCCGTGGCCATCCTGGGACTGCTCTGGGTCGACCTCAGCGGCAAGGTCCTGGCGGTCCTCCTGGTTCTCGAGATCGCGGTCGTGCTGATCTACGACCTCGTGATGATCGGCAACCCGGCCGACGGCCAGATCACCTTCTCCCAGTTCTCCCCGGCGCCGCTGGCCACCCCGGTGATCGGCATCCTGATGGTGCTCGCCATCGCCGGCTTCGTCGGCTTCGAGGCCACAGTGGTGCTCTCCGAGGAAGCCAAAGACCCCAAACGCACGATCGCCCGGGCCACCCACATCGCGGTGATCCTCGCGGGCGTGCTGTGCGCGGTCTCGGCCTGGGCCATGTCCGTCAACACAGGCCCCGACCAGATCGCCGCCCGAGCCGCCGAGCACCAGACCGACCTGGTCTTCCAGCTGGTCGGGCCGCACCTGCCCGGCTTCCTCATCGACCTCGGTTACGTCCTGTTCCTCACGAGCGTGTTCGCGGCATTGCTCGCGTTCCACGCGGCGGTGTCGCGCTACCAGTTCGCCCTCGGGCGTGAGGGCGTGCTCCCGGCCGCTTGGGGCCGGACCCACCCGCGTACGGGAGCGCCGCTGCTCGGTTCCATCACCCAGAGCGTCCTGGCCATCATCGTGCTCAGCATCTACGCCCTGGTCGGCTCGGACCCGCTGGTCTTCGTCTTCGCCTGGCTCACCACGATCGGCGGGCTCGGCGTGCTGATTCTCATGTGGGCGGCGTCGGCGGCCGTACTCGCCTTCTTCATGCGGAACAAGCGCGGGGAGAGCGCCTGGAAGGCGTACGTCGCACCGGCCACCGCATTCCTGCTGCTGACCGTGGTGCTGGCGGCAACGTGCATCGGCTTCGGAGAACTGCTTCAGGTCAGCGGTGATTCACCGTTCCAGTGGCTCATTCCCGCGCTGTATCTGGGCGTGGCCATGATCGGCTTCGTCTGGGCACTGATCATGCGGGCGGCACGCCCGGAGGTCTACGCGGCGATCGGCCGCGGCACCGAGGGGCGGGTGAGCGTGGCTCCCGACAGCGCATCCATGCTGCGGGCAATGCACGCCGATCCCGTCGGCGCCCGCAGCGGCAGCGGATATCCCTACTAG
- a CDS encoding GNAT family N-acetyltransferase, with amino-acid sequence MLIKVIDRITDQALHETMWTMYRDAFEELNHLAVQRHLMFRSEFDEVMADTRVDKYLALDDDGTICGVATYTNDLEAVPLIAPQYFERHWPEHYAAHKIWYIGFVAVSPHAQGREAFAQLVEQMYMVASAQNGLVCLDICNHNDEVRRMSRVFRMMVSRLSDNMKFTRIDQQSYWLYEFPSAA; translated from the coding sequence ATGCTTATCAAAGTCATCGACCGGATCACCGACCAAGCGCTCCACGAGACAATGTGGACCATGTACCGGGACGCGTTCGAGGAGCTGAACCACCTGGCGGTTCAACGCCATCTGATGTTCCGGTCCGAGTTCGACGAGGTAATGGCGGACACGCGGGTCGACAAGTACCTTGCCCTCGATGACGACGGCACCATCTGCGGCGTAGCCACCTACACAAATGATCTGGAGGCCGTGCCCCTGATCGCCCCGCAGTACTTCGAACGGCATTGGCCCGAGCACTATGCCGCTCACAAGATCTGGTACATCGGATTTGTCGCGGTGAGCCCGCACGCGCAGGGTCGCGAGGCGTTCGCTCAGCTCGTCGAGCAGATGTACATGGTCGCCTCGGCCCAGAACGGGCTCGTTTGCCTGGACATCTGCAACCACAACGACGAGGTGCGGCGGATGTCGCGGGTGTTCCGGATGATGGTGAGCCGGCTCTCGGACAACATGAAGTTCACCCGGATCGACCAGCAGTCGTACTGGCTCTACGAATTCCCCTCGGCAGCCTGA
- a CDS encoding NACHT domain-containing protein, producing the protein MPQGLSYADAVRILGGSGPLAKAVDNLLGGALSVATAGGSDLAVSLFDAKTEVVRLGTLVSSSLNDSVRGLGRYERSERLQAAHAVLVVAAFFESVDECLTAAGIETVEFSRDDQLRLVGDPAEGKLIERVLSTRVPLPSADLPYERLLSALLDWFLRTADTMRAHVTGYAVWEQAEEGRRMQADGLLRRRLPELAVERYDEAHRRLAAEIPEFAFWSSRLEARAATRGLERLEVLLIEVTSGRDPSRHRATLARAYRADLDRPVLGGENGELRLPALGAAYLDPIFRVRAAGPGARPADDHWWAEAGNRADVAGFLASYLTTTQATEAPLLLLGQPGAGKSSLTRILAARLPAADFFVCRVVLRDVPAEAEVQDQIEHAVRAAIGETVSWAEMVLSCDGALPVVLLDGFDELLQATGLHQSDYLQRVAAFQQREAALGRPVAVMVTSRVAVADRARLPAGALAVRLEPFDDTQIERWLTVWNASAAEPLSPDTLRPLRHLAEQPLLLLMLALYHATGNPLQALDGGQLYERLLASFAEREVRRLHAGQPDHLMPALVEQELLRLSVVAFAMFHRLRLWVTESELDADLAGLGLTPSRPGRTEAFRTPLTAGQEMIGRFFFIQRAQAVRDDQTLQTYEFLHATFGEYLVARLVVQAIRDTEARERASTLALRMGPAPDDDLLRSLLGFTSLTARATVLPFLAEQLAGPDRERLREWLAGRTSQAVTRPTYTESGYRPVDKRVDHWMATYSFNLLLLTLACGDELRASELFTKTDDPAYWMRGAALQWQAAVPSDMYMDAVEVLKVTRVRHEGKRDIVLKLALDWTADPPDPMDVAWFNNHPRGTSRPHVYRSDFELHTLLRSMHLSNSLGDNTLLHALEPLLERLPAGLTTFVTVNGVEQSVARGLVELWLSSVSEDELPEERIARYARMADAIKLVNSTRTGYSKLTPLFLQALCADIERLPGELVSHLASDVVLSELTSSNRAAELALQCLLHPKVVGLSSSAEPLIELILDHVGTLDERLAISALHAVLDGGTDAEYVREVVARLKIDDRTRLAALEGLDPRLAERLDAFR; encoded by the coding sequence ATGCCACAGGGTCTGTCCTACGCCGACGCCGTTCGCATTCTGGGTGGTTCCGGCCCGCTCGCCAAGGCCGTCGACAATCTGCTCGGCGGCGCGCTCTCGGTGGCGACGGCCGGCGGCAGCGATCTCGCGGTCAGCCTGTTCGACGCGAAGACCGAGGTGGTCCGGCTCGGCACCCTGGTTTCCAGTTCGCTCAACGATTCCGTACGGGGTCTGGGCCGTTACGAACGCAGCGAGCGTCTGCAGGCGGCGCATGCCGTGCTGGTGGTGGCCGCTTTCTTCGAGTCGGTCGACGAATGCCTGACCGCGGCCGGGATCGAAACCGTCGAGTTCAGCCGCGACGACCAACTGCGATTGGTGGGTGACCCGGCCGAGGGAAAGCTGATCGAGCGGGTGCTCTCCACCCGCGTCCCGCTGCCGTCCGCCGATCTGCCGTACGAGCGCCTGTTGTCGGCGTTGCTCGACTGGTTCCTGCGGACGGCCGACACGATGCGGGCCCACGTCACCGGGTACGCGGTCTGGGAGCAGGCCGAAGAGGGCCGCCGCATGCAAGCGGACGGTCTGCTCCGCCGTCGGCTGCCCGAGCTGGCCGTCGAACGCTACGACGAGGCCCACCGCCGCCTGGCCGCGGAGATCCCCGAGTTCGCGTTCTGGTCCTCCCGGCTGGAGGCGCGAGCGGCCACGCGGGGGCTCGAACGGCTGGAAGTCCTGCTGATCGAGGTCACCTCCGGCCGCGACCCGAGCCGCCATCGGGCCACACTGGCCCGCGCCTACCGGGCCGATCTCGACCGGCCCGTGCTCGGCGGCGAGAACGGCGAACTGCGGCTGCCCGCGCTCGGGGCCGCGTACCTGGATCCGATCTTCCGCGTACGCGCGGCCGGACCGGGCGCCCGGCCGGCCGACGACCACTGGTGGGCCGAGGCCGGGAACCGCGCCGACGTCGCCGGGTTCCTCGCGTCGTACCTGACGACGACCCAGGCCACCGAGGCGCCGCTGCTGCTGCTCGGCCAGCCCGGCGCGGGCAAGTCCTCGCTCACCCGGATCCTGGCCGCGCGCCTGCCCGCCGCCGACTTCTTCGTCTGCCGGGTGGTGCTGCGGGACGTGCCGGCCGAGGCCGAGGTGCAGGACCAGATCGAGCACGCCGTACGCGCGGCGATCGGTGAGACGGTCTCGTGGGCCGAAATGGTCCTGTCGTGCGACGGCGCGCTGCCTGTGGTGCTGCTCGACGGCTTCGACGAGCTGCTGCAGGCCACCGGGCTGCACCAGTCCGACTACCTGCAGCGGGTGGCCGCGTTCCAGCAGCGCGAGGCGGCGCTCGGGCGGCCGGTCGCTGTCATGGTCACCAGCCGGGTCGCGGTGGCCGACCGGGCGCGTCTGCCCGCCGGCGCGCTCGCCGTCCGCCTCGAACCGTTCGACGACACGCAGATCGAGCGCTGGCTGACCGTCTGGAACGCCTCGGCCGCCGAGCCGCTGAGCCCGGACACGCTGCGGCCGCTGCGGCACCTCGCCGAACAGCCGTTGCTGCTGCTCATGCTCGCGCTGTACCACGCCACCGGGAACCCGTTGCAGGCCCTCGACGGCGGTCAGCTCTACGAGCGGCTGCTCGCCTCCTTCGCCGAACGCGAGGTCCGCCGCCTGCACGCCGGGCAGCCCGACCATTTGATGCCGGCCCTGGTCGAGCAGGAGCTGTTGCGGCTGTCGGTGGTCGCGTTCGCGATGTTCCACCGCCTGCGCCTGTGGGTCACCGAATCCGAGCTCGACGCCGACCTGGCCGGGCTCGGCCTCACCCCGTCCCGGCCCGGCCGCACCGAGGCCTTCCGCACGCCGCTCACCGCCGGGCAGGAGATGATCGGGCGCTTCTTCTTCATCCAGCGTGCGCAGGCCGTCCGCGACGATCAAACCCTTCAGACGTACGAGTTCCTGCACGCCACGTTCGGCGAGTACCTCGTGGCCCGGCTGGTCGTGCAGGCCATCCGCGACACCGAGGCGCGTGAGCGGGCGAGCACCCTGGCCTTGCGGATGGGACCGGCCCCCGACGACGACCTGCTGCGCTCGCTGCTCGGGTTCACGTCGCTGACCGCGCGCGCCACGGTCCTGCCGTTCCTCGCCGAACAGCTCGCCGGACCCGACCGTGAGCGCCTGCGGGAGTGGCTGGCCGGGCGCACGAGCCAGGCGGTGACACGTCCCACGTACACCGAAAGCGGTTATCGCCCCGTGGACAAGCGCGTCGACCATTGGATGGCGACCTACTCGTTCAACCTGCTGCTGCTGACCCTGGCGTGCGGCGATGAGCTGCGGGCGTCCGAACTGTTCACCAAGACCGACGACCCGGCGTACTGGATGCGCGGCGCGGCACTGCAGTGGCAGGCGGCCGTCCCCAGCGACATGTACATGGACGCCGTCGAAGTCCTCAAGGTCACCCGGGTCCGGCATGAGGGCAAACGCGACATCGTGCTGAAACTCGCCCTCGACTGGACCGCCGACCCACCGGACCCGATGGACGTCGCCTGGTTCAACAACCACCCGCGGGGCACTTCACGTCCGCACGTCTACCGCTCGGATTTCGAGCTGCACACGTTGCTCCGGTCCATGCACCTGAGCAACTCTCTCGGCGACAACACCCTCTTGCACGCGCTGGAGCCGCTGCTCGAACGGTTACCCGCCGGACTCACCACCTTCGTCACAGTGAACGGAGTGGAGCAGTCGGTTGCGCGTGGCCTGGTCGAATTGTGGCTGTCATCCGTCTCCGAGGACGAACTCCCGGAGGAGCGGATCGCGCGTTATGCACGGATGGCTGATGCGATCAAATTGGTCAACTCAACCCGGACGGGCTACTCCAAGCTGACCCCGCTGTTCCTGCAGGCGTTGTGCGCCGACATCGAACGCCTTCCGGGCGAGCTGGTCAGCCACCTGGCGAGCGACGTTGTGCTCAGTGAACTGACGTCGTCCAACCGAGCTGCCGAACTGGCTCTCCAATGTCTGCTGCATCCCAAGGTGGTCGGTTTGTCTTCGTCTGCGGAGCCGTTGATCGAGTTGATTCTGGACCACGTCGGAACACTCGACGAGCGCCTGGCCATCTCGGCACTCCATGCCGTTCTCGACGGCGGTACCGACGCCGAATACGTTCGCGAGGTCGTGGCCCGGCTGAAAATCGATGACCGCACGCGGTTGGCTGCGTTGGAAGGGCTCGATCCGAGGTTGGCCGAGCGCCTCGACGCTTTCCGCTGA
- a CDS encoding phosphotransferase, with product MRANDWHDPRWRAAAHSWIRESLDRLGAPVTGEIEEVRVRPWSVTHKAPTTAGVRWFKANTMDCAYEAGLVAALGEWAPHSVLTPLAVDEKRGWLLTADSGPTLRETLPDDREARLLAWREMLRAYAVLQRTLAPKAHDMTALGVPDMRPETLPEVLRALLAETAVDSEVDVTTYGKWCAELAADGVPASLQHDDLHDANVFPGNRFFDWGDAAVAHPFGCLLVALQSAQYFFTTTPEELAGLRDAYLEVWSDLAPMESLRRSAVLACHVGRVAKAAAWRRALRDAALPVAEDFRTAAAYYLAEIPKPTPVS from the coding sequence ATGCGTGCGAACGACTGGCATGACCCGCGCTGGCGGGCGGCGGCTCATTCCTGGATCCGCGAGAGCCTTGACCGCCTCGGCGCCCCGGTCACCGGGGAGATCGAGGAGGTACGGGTTCGCCCGTGGTCGGTCACGCACAAGGCGCCCACCACCGCCGGGGTGCGCTGGTTCAAGGCGAACACCATGGATTGCGCGTACGAGGCCGGGTTGGTCGCGGCGCTCGGCGAGTGGGCGCCGCATTCCGTATTGACGCCGCTCGCTGTCGACGAGAAACGCGGATGGCTGCTCACCGCCGATTCCGGGCCCACCCTGCGGGAGACGCTTCCCGACGATCGGGAGGCACGGCTTCTCGCGTGGCGGGAGATGCTTCGGGCGTACGCGGTTCTGCAGCGCACCCTGGCCCCGAAGGCGCACGACATGACGGCGCTGGGCGTTCCCGACATGCGTCCCGAGACGCTGCCGGAGGTGCTGCGGGCGTTGCTGGCCGAGACGGCCGTGGACAGCGAGGTGGACGTCACCACGTACGGGAAATGGTGTGCGGAATTGGCCGCCGACGGGGTGCCGGCCTCGCTGCAGCACGACGATCTGCACGACGCCAACGTCTTTCCGGGGAACCGTTTCTTCGACTGGGGCGATGCGGCCGTCGCGCATCCGTTCGGCTGCTTGCTGGTCGCTCTGCAGTCGGCGCAGTACTTCTTCACGACCACCCCCGAGGAGCTCGCCGGGCTGCGGGACGCGTATCTCGAGGTGTGGTCCGACCTGGCCCCGATGGAGTCGCTGCGCCGGTCGGCCGTACTGGCCTGTCACGTCGGGCGGGTCGCCAAGGCCGCGGCCTGGCGGAGGGCGTTGCGCGACGCTGCCCTACCGGTGGCTGAGGACTTTCGCACGGCAGCGGCGTATTACCTCGCGGAGATTCCAAAACCGACTCCGGTGTCTTGA
- a CDS encoding siderophore-interacting protein has translation MTSLEEAIGMAGKYRRPRRRRMLGLTVQRRERISPHFVSVTVGGDDFRHLEQSGYDQAGRLFFGDDTVVLPTGERWMLHYVRLPAAKRPRVRLYSIRRFRPEINAFDIEIAVHEGAPGPDWALRAQPGDKVSFLDEGYCYGPPPYATWQLLVGDESAVPAVLAILEQSPDELPAEVFLEVPTDDDVRPEVAAPAGSRIHWLPRNDASAKPGTLALRTVREARLRPGPFYTWAAGESALPTGLRRHLVSDRRVPKSDIAFLGYWKVGRASP, from the coding sequence GTGACCAGTCTGGAAGAGGCCATCGGGATGGCAGGCAAGTATCGGCGTCCGCGCCGCCGGCGGATGCTGGGGTTGACCGTCCAGCGACGCGAGCGGATCAGCCCACATTTCGTGTCCGTGACGGTGGGCGGGGACGACTTCCGGCATCTCGAGCAGTCCGGGTACGACCAGGCCGGCCGTCTGTTCTTCGGCGACGACACAGTGGTTCTGCCCACCGGCGAACGGTGGATGCTCCACTACGTCCGCCTGCCGGCAGCGAAACGCCCGCGCGTACGCCTGTACTCGATCCGCCGCTTCCGGCCGGAGATCAACGCGTTCGACATCGAGATCGCCGTGCACGAGGGCGCCCCCGGTCCGGACTGGGCGCTGCGGGCCCAGCCCGGGGACAAGGTCAGTTTCCTCGACGAGGGTTACTGCTACGGACCACCCCCGTACGCGACCTGGCAACTCCTCGTCGGCGACGAGAGCGCCGTGCCGGCCGTTCTCGCGATCCTGGAACAGTCCCCGGACGAGCTGCCCGCCGAGGTCTTCCTCGAGGTGCCCACCGACGACGACGTACGCCCCGAGGTCGCCGCGCCCGCCGGGTCGAGGATCCACTGGCTTCCGCGCAACGACGCGTCGGCCAAACCGGGCACACTCGCCCTCCGGACCGTACGGGAAGCGCGGTTACGCCCCGGCCCCTTCTACACCTGGGCCGCGGGCGAATCCGCGCTCCCCACGGGCCTGCGCAGACATCTTGTCAGCGACCGCCGGGTCCCCAAGTCCGACATCGCCTTCCTGGGCTACTGGAAGGTGGGCAGAGCCAGCCCGTGA
- a CDS encoding AraC family transcriptional regulator: protein MPETRQPSTLHALTPQGSAWLPDGYHLETHRHAHGQLVYAAAGVVATTTERGTWIAPANRMTWTPPGFDHSHRFYGRADARLVAVPAHRCDELAARPAVYAVSPLLREAVLALTGRPETRPGAHERLHAVIVDELTEAPEQALHLPEPRDDRLRAVTGLLHADPGRAATLAELGRAAGASERTLSRLFRSELGMSFHRWRTILRIHYAVHHLTDGVSVTATAAACGWSNPSSFIEAFTEVVGQSPGRYQADLRGR from the coding sequence GTGCCGGAAACCCGCCAACCTTCCACGCTCCATGCTCTGACCCCTCAGGGGAGCGCGTGGCTGCCCGACGGCTACCACCTCGAGACCCACCGCCACGCCCATGGCCAGCTGGTCTACGCCGCCGCCGGAGTTGTCGCCACCACGACCGAACGGGGAACCTGGATCGCGCCCGCCAACCGGATGACCTGGACGCCGCCCGGGTTCGACCACTCACACCGCTTCTACGGCCGGGCCGATGCCCGGCTCGTCGCCGTTCCGGCCCATCGATGCGACGAACTCGCCGCCCGACCCGCCGTGTACGCGGTCAGCCCGCTGCTGCGCGAGGCCGTCCTGGCTCTGACCGGCCGGCCGGAAACCCGTCCCGGCGCCCACGAGCGACTGCACGCGGTCATTGTCGACGAGCTCACCGAAGCCCCCGAGCAGGCCTTGCACCTGCCCGAACCCCGCGACGACCGGCTCCGCGCGGTCACCGGCCTGTTGCACGCCGATCCCGGCCGTGCCGCAACCCTGGCCGAGCTGGGCCGGGCCGCCGGCGCGAGCGAACGCACGCTCAGCCGCTTGTTCCGCAGCGAGCTCGGCATGAGTTTTCATCGCTGGCGCACGATCCTGCGCATCCACTACGCCGTGCACCACCTCACCGACGGCGTCTCCGTCACCGCCACCGCGGCGGCCTGCGGCTGGTCCAACCCGTCCAGCTTCATCGAGGCCTTCACCGAGGTGGTCGGCCAGAGCCCCGGCCGCTACCAAGCCGACCTGCGCGGGCGCTGA
- a CDS encoding NADPH-dependent FMN reductase has product MTRILLISGSTREDSLQTAALRTAARFAPDDINAGLFEGLLGVPAFVPGDPNPHDTVVLLRHQVRIADAVLISTPEYAGTVPGSLKNLLDWLIEDNLLDGKPVAWLSVSGEGEDHGARTTLETVFSHTNAKVLRAACIRVPIDPGTIDGSGLITDARLHQALQDALQALVRVLNMSDAPPRPAWQHYSSVFPVIERRDSAGLPDWQAG; this is encoded by the coding sequence ATGACCCGCATCCTGCTGATCTCGGGCAGCACCCGCGAGGACAGTCTGCAGACCGCCGCGCTGCGCACTGCCGCCCGTTTCGCACCGGACGACATCAACGCCGGCCTGTTCGAGGGCCTGCTCGGCGTGCCCGCGTTCGTGCCCGGCGACCCGAACCCGCACGACACCGTGGTGCTGCTGCGCCACCAGGTGCGCATCGCCGACGCCGTGCTGATCAGCACCCCGGAGTACGCGGGCACCGTGCCCGGCAGCCTCAAGAATCTGCTCGACTGGCTCATCGAGGACAACCTGCTGGACGGCAAGCCGGTGGCCTGGCTCTCGGTCTCCGGCGAGGGTGAGGACCACGGCGCCCGCACCACCCTGGAAACCGTCTTCAGCCACACCAACGCCAAGGTCCTGCGCGCCGCCTGCATCCGGGTCCCGATCGACCCCGGCACGATCGACGGCTCCGGCCTGATCACCGACGCCCGCCTGCACCAGGCGCTGCAGGACGCCTTGCAGGCCCTGGTCCGCGTCCTCAACATGAGCGACGCCCCGCCCCGCCCGGCCTGGCAGCACTATTCGAGCGTCTTCCCGGTCATCGAACGCCGTGACTCGGCCGGCCTCCCCGACTGGCAGGCCGGCTGA